Part of the Oncorhynchus mykiss isolate Arlee chromosome 12, USDA_OmykA_1.1, whole genome shotgun sequence genome, aaaaaggatagagagagggacagatggagagaaagaccAAAAGAAAGGGAAGTGGGAGAAAATGAACAATCTCAGTTGGAGAAATTGTGAGTTGGAAGGAGAGTAAACATGAAGGGACAGGGGAGAGAAAGTAGTAGAGAGGTCACAGTTTGTGGGTCGAGACTGGAACAGTGTGTCCTGGGCAGAGAGCCGGTAGAGATATTAGCCTACTGGGGGAAACACAATAAAGAGAGATGACAgggacaaataaaaaacagaaataccttctttacataagtattcagacccgttgctatgagacttgaaattgagctcaggtgcatcctgtttccattgagcatccttgagatgtttctacaacttgattggagtccacctgtagtatattccattgattggacatgatttggaaaagcacacacctgtctatataaggtcccacagttgacagtgcatgttagagcaaaaaccaagccatgaggtcgaaggaattgtccgtaaagctccgagacaggattatgttgaggcacagatctggggaatgttACCAAAAagtttctgcagcattaaaggtcctcaggaagacagtggcctccatcattcttaaatagaagaagtttagagccaccaagactcttcctagctggccacccggccaaactgagcaatcgggggagaagggccttagtcagggaggtgaccaagaacccgatggtcactctgacagagctagagagttcctctgtggagatgggagaaccttctagaaggacaaccatctctgcagcactccaccaatcaggcctttatggtagagtggccagacggaagccactcctcagtaaaaggcacatgacagcccacttgaagtttgccaaaagatatctaaaggactctcagaccatgagaaacaagattctccagtctgatgaaaccaaaattgaactctttggcctgaatgccaagcgtcacgtctggaggaaacctggcaccctccctacggtgaagcatggtggtggcagcatcatgctgtgagggtgtttttcagcggcagggactgggagactagtcaggatcgagggaaagataaacggagcaaagtacagagagatccgtgatgaaaacctgctccagagcgctcaggacctcagactggggcgaaggttcaccttccaacagtacaacggctctaagcacacagccaagacaatgcaggaatgacttcgggacaagtctctgaatgcagGTATGCTAAGCTTGTAacatcatactcaagaagactcaaggctgtaatcactgccaaaggggcttcaacaaagtactgaataaagggtcttaatacttatgtaatgtaaatgtaatatttctaaaatatttctaaaaacatgttcttgcttttcattatggggtattgtgtgtagattgatgagggggggaaacaatgtaatacattttattatgaggctgtaacttaacaaaaatgtggaaaaagtcaagagaaagagatgagagatgtCCAGCTCAGTCAGTCTACAAGTTTCCATCTTTACGGTAAGATGTTAGGCACCAATTGTATCACCCTGTTGCAGTGGAACtttcaggaaatgtaaaacttgtagtgtatttgaagtTTGAGAAATCTTCTGAAGTttttaatttccactttgaaatttcagacttgattttccttgCGAAAAAATATAGAAGCCACTACaaaaatgttcattaattataatcaacataataattcacatttcttgttacTGCAGGACTAGTTTCCTGCTGTAAAAAACTTGCTAAAATGAAGAGCTTACATCTGTACTCTCCTTAGTCCAGAGCTTGACCATGTTTATTCTACCCCACTAATAAAGCTGTATGTTGAATTGTCTAACCCAGTACAGCTGTTGCAGCCTGAACTGAAGCCAGTAGGTGCAGGATCATGAGTCAGCCATTTTGTTTACAGCTAATAATCAGTGGATTCATCTATCATCACCACTCCCCAtttactctctctgtgtgtgtgtgtgtgtgtgtgtgtgtgtgtgtgtgtgtgtgtgtgtgtgtgtgtgtgtgtgtgtgtgtgtgtgtgtgtgtgtgtgtgtgtgtgtgtggtctttgtGATGGTTGTACTCAACCTTTTTTATTAAGACAGGTCAACACACAGAAGAAAAGTGAAAAGCACTTCAGAttttattatacaaaaataattcTAAAAACATTaacacaacacatgaaaacaGATAGTGGAGAGGGggataagttgagccaaaggggttaGCTGTTTCttggaaaccatacacaaaattaatCATTTGActaaatatttaggaagaggccatcatttcatggagtctgtgaaagattgttctatacataaTGTGGGGTCTGTATAAGCTTCAACaagaggtcctaaacctagcatgaaagtgcatccttgtaacTGTCTGGGCTGATAttgtcaaaatgtttgccttggggtaaattgagccaatggccaatggggtaaattgagccaatggccaatggggtaaattgagccaatggcaagtgtTAAAAGATGCTTAAAATTATTACAAGACAAAAAAGTGATTATGATGGTGTTGAATTGTATTTGGGAaacaggtagtggtaatatttcattcagtacagacATTTGTAGACGGCTTAACTTAACTTACCCGGCCCCCAGCTCAActaagttgtgccaagagacaAACTATGCTTTCAAAActataatgtttacatgaattctgtttatttccagggatacacaacatcctgaaatacatgtagatatctttgttagaaagaatactatatttcccttgacagagtgatgctgaatgtaagaaatggctcaacttaccccactttCCTCTACAACAGTAGAGACTCACATCATTCTGTATGATCTGTTCACTAACTCTACCAGATACATCCGATGTCAACATTAACACACAGCTAGGTGGGCCGATCAGCTCATACACGGTCAAATTACACTTTGTTAAAATATAGACAATAAGTCTTGATCATACAGGTAGTCAGTCTATATCAATGACTTGAGTCATGAATTGTCAgctcacacacacctcccactgggcacacactggttgaatcaacgttgtttcctacatcatttcaatgaaatgacattgaaccgacgtggaatagatgttgaatcgACGTCTGTGCCCAGGGGGCTCCTTTGTCTGGGTTCCCAGTGTGGGATCGTGTTGTACCGTTCTGTCCTCTCACCCAGGATTAGTGTGTCAAGGACTTCTGAAGGTCTGGAGGCTCACCAGCTCTCCATTCTTACAAAAGAAGAGGGATGGATGCCAAGGTATGTTGAGCcgacccctccctccctgcccactTTCTTGTTAATTTCCTCTATACAGTTCCAATAATTTTttgctctctcccactctgtcccTTTTGAAGCGTCTTTGATATCTTCATATTTCCCTTCCTTCACCTCCCTCATCTGTGCGTGGTCATTCCACATGAACGCATCCATAAATACATCCTCATACACACTTTGGTTGAGCATATCAAACGTCCTGCTGTCTCAATACTGTGAGGTGTCATTGCCATAACATGACAAGTGGGGTAGAATGTACCACTGCATACAATGCGGTCAGAATGCCATACTATGCTGTGTGGCTTATCCACAGCTGGCTTTAGCCAGGCAGGGGGACAGGGGCAGTTCATTCAGTGTGTAGATGTGACAAGGACAGTCTGGTCTTTTCCAGTCAGCAGGGAGATTAGTTGATGGCACAGCTGAAAGAACAGAGCATTTGTCTGCCTTTCTGTCAATCAAAAGATGCCATCAGATCTCTAAGCGAATAATACCTTGTATAACAAACAGTGCGACATTGGACATGCAATACCTACAGTAATGAAACAGGAAAGGTATGCACTGTGTGACGGCTCTACTAGGGAATAGGGATGGAATACATGTCACTAGGAATAAATCTATATACATCCCTCCATGCTGTTATCTGATGGGCTGAGCCCCACAAGGAACCTTTCTCCCTAACATCcaatcttcctcttcctctcctcttccttcacccTCTCTGGACCTCCTGTGACACGGAGCGGCCCAGTGCTTTGGGCGCCTTGGCGAACTCCATCCTGAGTGGCTTGGCGGGGGGCAGGTCCTGTGTGATCTCGACTACGGCCCTCTTGCCAGGGCAGGCACCGTCGGGGACGGAGAAGGGACGGAGGTCCTCCTGGGTGTGTGGTGCTCCGCGGCCCAGCCGGATGCCCAGCTGTGCAGGGGTGAAGATGGGCAGGGGCAGGGTGTTCCTCTTGGGCAGGAGCTGGTGCTCCCTCACACCCCTCTCCACGGTGCCCACTCTGTATACCCCTGAGGGACAGGCCTGGGCCAGAGAGCGAGCCTCCCACCGACGAGTGTAGGTCTCCCGACGAGAGTCATCGTTCATGTTCATTGTCTGCCTGTGGAGAGATGAGACCGTCACAGTTAGGAATGAACAGTTGGACATTGCTCAGTGATTTTCAAACTCAAATCTCTCTCAGTATCAAGCTGAGAATCCTACCAGCAAAATGAAAATCATTGCATTTTACAGTCAGCTGATAGATTAGCCTGACAGTTATTATAACTAAGATAAATGATACAGTAGTCTAGTCTTGAGTATGATGACTCACAAGGTAATATAGGAGGACGTCTAGCTTTATTGATATCGACGATTTTATAGAAGAAGAAATTACTTAATGTTGTTCAATAAGTTACATCTACCAGAAGAAATGAATACAGTTTGTCCAAAGGCTGGGTCTCACCTGTCCATGGCCCGGGTCTTCATGTTAACGCTGTTCCAGTCGGCTTTGTAGCTCTCCCTCTGAGCCTGGTTCTCCTCCCGTACGCTGCAGGCCAGCTCAGCCCCCACCACGGCCCCAGCACGCTTCTCAATAACAGTACACACCTGCATTATCACGGTTCCGTGTGGGTGAAGTTCTGTCCTTATCTCGGATTTATCACCTCTGTTAGTTTCTcagactcctctctctgtctgtcttggtaTCTCTGTGTTCGGTGTTCTTCTCTCTGggactatctgtctgtctgttgttgctaGCCAAGGTAATCTGTGACGGTTCAggcagctctctcctctctcttgcctctgtggtgatggtgatggtctGGTGGTCTCTGATGTTTGTGTCTGGGACCATGCCCGTCTATCTCCTTTATAGAAGCCCTGGTGCTATTTCTAAGCCATGTTGTCACTCCACAGCTAGTGTGTGCTGACACCTGACACCAAGAGCGGCCCGTCTCTGACTTTGTCCCGGGAATTAGAACTGACTCACTCAGGGCAGctgttgagaaagagagagggaggtggctgggggagagagaaagagagagggaggtgactgggggagagagaaagagagtgcggTAAAGAAATGGGAGTGGGTGGGTTACCGGTAATTGTACTCAGAATCCCCTGATACCCAAATTATACCCCCAATCCCCTCTATAATCACCTCGACCTAACATGCTAAATTGAGGGACATCTGGTTATCAAACGAAGTAGAACGATTCCCTCATAAGAGCACCATCAGACCCAGTGTTCAGagacatgtaaacacacacgggcacacaggGGGGGACTTTTGAGAGCTGGCATCTGAATAGAGCTCAGGTCTTGATGTACATATAGCAACCAGTGGCAGAACACTAATGTGGAAAGAGATCAACTCATGCTAATAATGATGGGTGCTGAGGGGAAACTCTATTGCCCCAAGAGAGAATACATAGATTGAGCATACACAACATGaagaactctttccatgacacagactgaccaggtgaatccagatgaaagctatgatcccttatcgaAGTCACctgttcaatccacttcaatcagtgtagatgaaggggggggggacaggttaaagaaggatttttaaaccttgagacattgACTGTGTATGTGCCAGTCGGAGGGTGAATGTAAgcacctttgaacggggtatggtagtaggtgacaggtgcaccggtttgtgtcaagaactgcgacACTGCTTagcttttcacgctcaacagtttcccgtgtgtatcaagaatggtccaccacacaaatgacatccagccaacgtgacacaactgtgggaagcattagagccaacatgggccagcatccctgtggaacgctttcgacacctcgtGGAGTCCGTGCCCCGACGaatcgaggctgttctgagggcgaaaGGCAACTCAATAATAtaaaagtgttcctaatgtttggtatactcagcggacatgtacatatactgtacataaacaTACATACAGATTTTGAAACTGACAGTTATCTTGATATCTAGCAGTGTGAAACTGCTGAGTTTAAGATTGTCTCTTTCAGGAACTCTGGAGTGCCCTGGCATGTACGGCCTGGCTATATTTGGGGTAAAAGTTCCTTTTAGAGACTCAAGATCAAAGGTGATGTTCTGTAGGCAGGTGGTCAGTCTGTTTTGGATAAAGCAAAGCTATACGTGCTACGGAACAGATACCAGGCCAAGGCATTGACCAAGTGACCAACTATTTTCTTGTATAAAATACAGTCAGTaaaacacaagtcatttttatttGACTGGAAAACAGTACCTTGTGAATCTGTTATTGGGCTTATTAGCTGTGTTGTAGCCGTGTTTCGTCTGTCAAGGACTGTGACTTCTAACTTTGATTTATTAGTCTGATGACAGAGACCCACTCCAGCCAAGAGTCTCTCGGGTTACAGTCTTAaagattttctctctctctctctctctcacgcacacacacaaaacacacgtacgcacacaaaacacacacacacaaaatacacacgcacacacacacgcacacatgtaaTGTCGCCTCGGTGTCACTACCAGCCACTCTGTCAATGACTAACTCTTCCTCATCAGTCACTGATATCATCCAATATATAACACCCGCATAACAAGAATACATGTAAAGTTACACATGTACCCGTTGCTTTCAAATTAATATTGAAACTGAACATTCATGTATTCTTCAATGTACAATATTTTACACAGCTGCATAGTTATCGGATAATCCAAACAATTATAAAGTATTAGATTTGTTCCTCTCGCTCAACTTTAGGTTATATTATTAGCTATGACTTATTAGTTTCAATTAATATTCTCATGTACTTCATTTAGTTTAACTGTCCTCTAATAAAACCTCTTAAAAATGTCCCCTTAGTACAGTAATTCTTCCTATTCTCACGTCTAAGACATGTACCGTAATGACACAACATATGTGAGATATCACATcgcagacgcacgcacacacacgcacgcacgcacgcacgcacgcacacacacacacacacacacacacacacacacacacacacacacacacacacacacacacacacacacacacacacacacacacacacacacacacacgcacacacacacacacacacacacacacacactatgtgttATGCAGCCATGGTAACCATAAAATATCACTTCAGTTCAGGATTCCAATTGCAGAAACCTAGTAAGTCTCGAGGCATACTTCTGCAGTGAGATCGTTCTCCTTTTCAAAAAACAGAACTAAATACATTTTGACATTTGATAAGTCAATCAGTCTTTTTTTGACACTCACTCAcctcgcacatacagtacattagtgaCTGTCATATGAGTCAGTGTTACAGCTTTTCTTATTGCTTTGGTGCTATGTtcacaaatacagtggggcaaaaaagtttttagtcagccaccaattgtgcaagttctcccacttaaaaacatgagagaggcctataatatactatactgctctagtggagatctgcatggaggaatgggccaaaataccagcaacagtgtgtgaaaagtTTGTGAAGActgacagaaaacgtttgacctctgtcattgccaacaaagggtatataacaaagtattgagataaacttttgttattgaccaaatacttattttccaccatcatttgcaaataaattcattaaaaatcctacaatgtgattttctggatttttttttctcattttgtctgtcatagttgaagtgtacctatgatgaaaattacaggcctgtctcatctttttaagtgggagaacttgcacaattggtggctgactaaatactaaatacttttttgccccactgtatgtggtgaATTTATAAAACTCTTTGTTCAAAACTAATTAGAGTAAAAAACAAGAAGGCCCGCACACTGTTGAAGCTCCCAATTCACCACATTATTGACAACAATTCCATCCTAAACGGTCTTCGTCAGATCGAACAAGCAAACTGATGGTATATTATTTAACTTAATTGCAGCTGTAAATGTTTCCGCTAGTGTACCTTTTTTGCCCACTGTAATGGCAAttaggcacctctggggtttgtggtatattgtaAATTAGTTGATAGACCAAAATGAAAGAAAGTTCCAAACCTGTCTGCCaacaacagctagttttcagttgtCGTCTCCTCACTCCAGACAGTGCttgcaaaattattgcttgagaaatagcTTTTTGCTAAGAAGCttttcttgtttattttttttaccattttatttgaaaacaatcacagcaaGTTACTTAATTGTGACCCAGAAATGCTTAGATATTgaaataaaaatggctgcatgGGTTCTTTaagcacacaacaacaacaacacaagtcACATGTCTGGCGGGGACGCAGCTGCCTGACAGTAGGTGTGATAGGGACCCGCATGGGTAATCAAAGTTGCTCTGTTCATGGATTAATTGTGACGCCACTATTCTAATGAGGCCTTCGCTGTAGAAGTTCCCTAAGGGTGAGCAATGATAAGGTGATCCTGCCAGGCTTATCATTCCGTCCCCCTCCACAGTGCCAGGGAATGCTCTCTCTGTTACATAACTATACAATCAGCCTCAGCTGCTGGGAAGTGACACTtaaatgaactgagagagagagagagagagagagagagagagagagagagagaaatgttaaaACCAAgatcagacagagggagggataatgattctgtgtgtgcatgttcaTAATGCATCCATTATGTTTAGAGGGGGCACGAAGTATGTGATGGGGGTGGTTGGAGAATATTGCATTTTTCAAACACACGAAACAGCttttaaatacagttgaagtcggaagtttacatgcaccttgtgaaatgtcagaataatagtaaagagaatgatttatttcagcttttatttcatcacattcccagtgggtcagaagtttacatacatgccattagtatttggtagcattgcctttaaattgtttaacttgggtcaatgtttcgggtagccttccacacgcttcccacaataagttgggtgaattttggcccattcctcctgacagagctggtgcaactgagtcaggttcgtaggcctccttcctcgcacaaactttttcagttctgcccacaaatattctataggattgaggtcagggcttggtgatggccactccaataccttgactttgttgtccttaagtcgttttgccacaactttggaagtatgcttggggtcattgttcatttggaagacccatatgcaaccaagctttaaacttcctgactgatgtcttgagatgttgcttcaatatattcacatgattttcttgcctcatgatgccatctattttgtgaagttgcaccagtccctgctgcagcaaagcacccccacaacatgatgctgccaccaccgtgcctcacggttgggatggtcttcttcggcttgcaagcctccccctttttcctccaaacatagcgatggtcattatggccaaacaattctatttttgtttcatcagaccagaggacatttctccaaaaagtacgatccttctccccatgtgcagttgcaaaccgtagtctggctttttttatggcggtagTGGAGCAGtaacttcttccttgctgagcggcctttcaggttatgtcgatgtaggactcgttttactgtggatatagatacttttgtacctgtttcctccagcatcttcacaaggtcctttgctgttgttctgggattgatttgctcttttcgcaccatagtacgttcatctctaggagacagaacgcgtctccttcctgagcggtatgacggctgcatggtgtttatacttgcgtactattgtttgtacagacaaacgtggtaccttcaggcatttggaaattgctcccaaagatgaacaaCACGTGTGGAAGTCTACaagtttttt contains:
- the LOC110538164 gene encoding telethonin, encoding MQVCTVIEKRAGAVVGAELACSVREENQAQRESYKADWNSVNMKTRAMDRQTMNMNDDSRRETYTRRWEARSLAQACPSGVYRVGTVERGVREHQLLPKRNTLPLPIFTPAQLGIRLGRGAPHTQEDLRPFSVPDGACPGKRAVVEITQDLPPAKPLRMEFAKAPKALGRSVSQEVQRG